One region of Candidatus Poribacteria bacterium genomic DNA includes:
- a CDS encoding sigma-70 family RNA polymerase sigma factor codes for MEKEDDVQLIRKILSGDDEAFNALVQKYEKSVHTLVWRKIGDFHYAEEITQDTFLQAYEKLSTLKDPSQFAGWLYAIVNRLCIGWMRKQKPAMQPLDDTSVKAIDNLTYERYILDQREAEAIERRYEIVEELLAKLPESERTVMTLYYLDEMTTKEIGDFLSVPVNTIVSRLHRARKRLQEKGEFLQMPSNNQQQNLATQIKNHHRSGEFDKALEISARTLKSNPPNLEAYGSRWKLIAEMFSEEEAKKRICPEIEALLRTYPETLEVLEAAYWGYRHLPGLAKNVPSSLFDKILQHPRTEIYLAALFGLVERSEEAGQKWHYYQRVIDEFTVPDVPVLSWYLLAYEEMLRLAEADHSLANDDYLDELIDGLLKAHLAMCEETQQYFGWAYTTAVEWRLKFNVRLDKAYEILDHAETRLGEEEEQKWLVEHNKGSVEKEHKRISRLRAEIYLRQERWREAHDGFVANAPDCLESLWARFNENTINYFWMLGCSAEGIGEWEKAKRYYADAYFAPTPHCEKVRHDHDPIHFAPTPRVESRTGLERVYHQIEREETTDTFEAFLKDTEAEYRIREGADREKIRQKLITNRLNQKATDFRLETLTGEIYTLSAMSGKVVLLDVGPSSNIMIPEVKIVYERFSKNDDVVVLGINDGEPPQKVRKFLDEHQPSWPVLLDPHGEVRKAYQIRVLPCFILIDKVGNWQYSCSSLGLINGQPLIWMIEALLSGT; via the coding sequence GTGGAGAAAGAAGATGACGTTCAATTAATTCGCAAAATTCTGTCAGGCGACGACGAGGCGTTTAACGCTTTAGTCCAAAAGTATGAAAAAAGTGTTCATACCCTTGTGTGGCGAAAAATAGGTGATTTTCACTACGCTGAAGAGATTACGCAAGACACTTTCCTCCAAGCATACGAAAAACTTTCGACGCTCAAGGACCCCAGTCAATTTGCTGGGTGGCTCTACGCCATTGTGAATCGACTTTGCATTGGTTGGATGCGAAAGCAAAAGCCTGCGATGCAACCGCTGGATGACACGTCTGTAAAAGCAATAGATAACTTAACTTACGAGCGTTATATATTGGATCAGCGCGAGGCAGAAGCAATTGAGCGTCGTTATGAAATCGTTGAAGAACTTCTGGCAAAACTGCCGGAGAGTGAACGCACGGTAATGACCCTCTACTATCTGGACGAAATGACAACAAAAGAAATAGGCGATTTCTTGAGTGTGCCGGTGAATACGATTGTGAGTCGGCTCCACCGGGCACGAAAGCGTTTACAAGAGAAAGGGGAATTTCTTCAAATGCCAAGTAATAATCAGCAACAGAATCTGGCAACGCAGATTAAAAACCACCATAGATCGGGCGAATTTGATAAGGCTTTAGAAATCAGTGCACGGACACTGAAATCCAATCCACCGAACTTAGAAGCTTATGGCTCTCGTTGGAAACTGATAGCCGAAATGTTTTCAGAGGAGGAGGCGAAAAAAAGGATTTGCCCTGAAATTGAAGCCTTGCTGAGAACATATCCAGAAACCTTGGAAGTGTTAGAGGCTGCCTATTGGGGATATAGACATCTTCCGGGTCTCGCCAAAAACGTCCCAAGCAGTCTGTTTGATAAGATACTGCAACACCCCCGAACCGAAATTTATCTGGCTGCATTGTTCGGGTTAGTTGAACGGAGCGAAGAGGCAGGTCAGAAGTGGCACTATTACCAGCGCGTCATTGATGAGTTCACCGTTCCAGATGTCCCAGTACTCTCATGGTATCTGTTAGCTTATGAAGAAATGCTGAGGTTAGCCGAGGCGGATCATTCTCTGGCAAACGATGATTACCTTGACGAACTTATTGATGGACTCTTGAAGGCACATCTTGCCATGTGCGAGGAGACACAGCAGTATTTCGGTTGGGCTTACACTACAGCAGTTGAATGGCGCCTGAAGTTTAACGTCCGATTAGACAAAGCTTATGAAATTTTAGATCATGCTGAAACCAGATTAGGGGAGGAAGAGGAACAGAAGTGGCTTGTCGAACACAACAAAGGATCTGTAGAAAAAGAGCACAAGAGGATATCGCGTTTACGCGCTGAAATCTATCTCCGGCAGGAGCGATGGAGAGAAGCACACGATGGATTTGTTGCAAACGCTCCGGATTGTTTGGAATCCCTCTGGGCAAGGTTCAACGAGAACACCATAAATTACTTTTGGATGTTGGGATGCTCAGCAGAAGGCATTGGGGAATGGGAAAAAGCAAAGCGTTACTACGCCGATGCTTACTTTGCACCTACACCTCACTGTGAAAAAGTAAGACATGACCATGATCCCATCCACTTTGCGCCTACACCTCGTGTGGAAAGTCGGACGGGCTTGGAACGCGTCTATCATCAAATAGAACGAGAGGAAACCACCGATACGTTTGAGGCGTTCCTCAAAGACACTGAAGCGGAATATCGGATTCGAGAAGGTGCTGATCGCGAAAAAATCCGTCAGAAACTTATCACGAACAGACTGAATCAGAAAGCGACAGATTTTCGGTTAGAAACTTTGACAGGAGAGATCTACACGCTATCAGCGATGTCTGGAAAGGTTGTTTTACTTGATGTTGGACCTTCATCGAACATAATGATCCCGGAAGTCAAGATCGTCTACGAGCGATTTAGCAAAAACGATGATGTCGTCGTCTTGGGAATCAACGATGGTGAACCCCCTCAAAAAGTGCGGAAATTTTTAGATGAACATCAGCCATCTTGGCCCGTTTTGCTTGATCCGCATGGGGAAGTGAGAAAGGCTTATCAGATTAGAGTACTCCCATGTTTTATCCTGATTGATAAGGTGGGCAATTGGCAATACAGTTGTAGTAGTCTGGGTCTCATAAACGGTCAGCCCTTAATTTGGATGATTGAAGCACTACTATCAGGTACGTGA
- a CDS encoding TlpA disulfide reductase family protein, translating to MQLSSRTILGAFFVFCALVSVALFSTHHTKQDVTSPTALGTAFAETPAEADSKKPDNVHQQDLATQIKVLHKSGEFDKALEISKRVLKSDPPDLEAYDARWRLIAKMFSEVDTKKRIHSEIETLLRTHPETPEVLEAAHWGYRDLPGGVKNVPNSLFDKMLQYPKTELHLLALLGFAERSEDASQKWHYYQRVIDEFTASDVPELSWYLLAYEEMMWLAEEDRSLVSDAKLDELINRYLKAHLFYCQKTQRWSGWAHTIVSKWRLKLNIRLDKALEDLARAEIRLGEAEEQTWIKRRGGSIEERQKDISRLRAEIYLQQERWREAHDGLLANAPDFSESLWVRFNEHAINYFWMLGQSAERIGEWETARRYYADAYFAPKPHVEARAGLERVYHQTTRGETADTFEAFLKDTEAEYRIRETADLEKFRQEFITKRLNKKATDFRLETLEGETYSLSAMAGKVVLLDVSASWCGPCIGVMPEVKLVYKHFSKNDDVVVLGINDGETPEQVRKFLDEHEQPWPVLLDQHQKVRKAYQFKGIPFFILIDKAGNWQYSFLGSHLINGQPLIWMIEALLSD from the coding sequence ATGCAACTTTCAAGTCGAACAATACTGGGTGCGTTTTTTGTTTTCTGTGCACTCGTTTCAGTGGCACTGTTCTCAACGCATCACACCAAACAGGACGTAACCTCACCTACTGCCCTCGGAACCGCATTCGCGGAAACCCCTGCTGAAGCGGACAGTAAAAAGCCAGACAATGTGCATCAACAAGATTTGGCAACGCAGATTAAAGTGCTTCATAAGTCGGGTGAATTTGATAAGGCTTTAGAAATCAGCAAACGCGTGCTAAAATCCGATCCACCGGATTTGGAGGCTTACGATGCTCGATGGAGATTGATAGCCAAAATGTTTTCAGAGGTGGATACCAAGAAAAGGATTCACTCTGAAATCGAAACGCTGCTGCGGACACACCCAGAAACCCCGGAAGTATTAGAGGCTGCCCACTGGGGATATAGGGACCTCCCCGGCGGGGTCAAGAATGTCCCAAACAGTTTGTTCGATAAGATGTTGCAATATCCCAAAACCGAACTTCATCTGCTCGCATTGTTAGGGTTCGCCGAACGGAGCGAAGATGCGTCTCAAAAGTGGCATTATTACCAGCGCGTCATTGATGAGTTTACCGCCTCAGATGTTCCAGAATTATCTTGGTATCTGTTAGCTTATGAAGAAATGATGTGGTTAGCCGAAGAGGACCGCTCTCTGGTAAGTGATGCCAAACTTGATGAACTTATCAATCGATACTTGAAAGCACATCTTTTCTATTGTCAGAAGACACAGCGGTGGTCCGGTTGGGCTCATACGATAGTAAGCAAATGGCGACTGAAGCTTAACATCCGATTAGATAAAGCGTTGGAAGATTTGGCGCGTGCTGAGATTAGATTAGGCGAAGCAGAGGAACAAACGTGGATTAAACGCCGGGGAGGGTCTATAGAAGAAAGGCAGAAAGACATCTCGCGCTTGCGTGCTGAAATATATCTCCAGCAGGAACGATGGCGAGAAGCGCATGACGGACTTCTCGCAAACGCACCCGATTTTTCGGAATCGTTGTGGGTGAGGTTCAACGAGCATGCCATCAATTATTTCTGGATGTTGGGCCAGTCGGCAGAAAGAATCGGTGAATGGGAAACCGCGAGACGCTACTATGCCGACGCATACTTTGCACCCAAACCTCACGTTGAAGCGCGTGCCGGATTGGAACGCGTCTATCATCAAACCACGCGAGGTGAGACCGCCGATACGTTTGAGGCATTCCTCAAAGACACCGAAGCCGAATACCGGATCCGAGAAACGGCGGATCTCGAAAAATTCCGTCAGGAATTTATCACGAAGAGACTGAATAAGAAAGCAACGGATTTTCGGTTAGAAACTCTGGAAGGGGAAACCTACTCGCTATCAGCAATGGCTGGAAAAGTTGTGCTGCTTGATGTTAGCGCATCATGGTGTGGTCCTTGCATTGGGGTAATGCCTGAAGTCAAACTCGTCTACAAGCACTTCAGCAAAAACGATGATGTTGTTGTCTTGGGAATCAACGATGGTGAAACTCCTGAACAGGTGCGGAAATTTTTAGATGAACATGAGCAGCCATGGCCCGTTCTACTCGACCAGCATCAAAAGGTGAGGAAGGCTTATCAGTTTAAAGGAATCCCATTTTTTATCCTGATTGATAAAGCAGGGAATTGGCAATACAGTTTTTTAGGTTCACATCTCATAAACGGTCAGCCTCTAATTTGGATGATTGAAGCCCTTCTCTCAGATTAG
- a CDS encoding ABC transporter permease subunit — protein MFLTLIRRELLANLMTFRFLVAMVVTLLLVVANTVVLIADYERRLISYDTAVKEHHQKFLKRASTYSEVEGEILVDRPPNPLSIFNAGLDRRLGNSITVSHTFVPTLWDTKSHSADNPFLNLFSSVDLVLIFQVILSLLALLFAHDAIAGEREAGTLRLTMANPVSRPLILLAKYISAMACLILPVVMSLLLALILFSVSGSISLSGDDWLRISGILFTSIIYLSVFYLIGLLISVVTRRTATALMLSMVIWSTLVLIYPSLSVFTVNRLWQTPSQLEAAYREIEQIWEAFEREQTDFLRNDSVEGEDPNFNVPPSGSYGAYQTSDPITLKYAKVETRLWTRIDPDSEPQIPYVKAYFQFSEPRRIRAAERTWQVRQKALDRVYVRKANVAKNLMRLSPAAMYDFATEAWAGTDFYGIENFITTTQQYRQTIINYFYDKEAFSSRKWFSIDQGKVDWSDLPQFSYHRTDVSTNVKHASGDIACLFLINVVLFMATFLIFVRQEV, from the coding sequence ATGTTCCTGACACTCATTCGGCGAGAATTGCTCGCCAATCTTATGACCTTCCGGTTTCTCGTTGCAATGGTTGTCACGCTGTTGCTGGTTGTTGCGAATACCGTCGTACTGATTGCCGATTATGAACGCCGCCTGATAAGCTACGATACCGCAGTGAAGGAACATCATCAGAAGTTTTTAAAAAGAGCAAGTACCTATTCGGAGGTAGAAGGAGAAATCCTCGTAGACCGCCCGCCTAATCCACTGAGTATTTTCAATGCTGGTCTGGATCGACGGCTTGGCAACTCCATCACTGTCAGTCATACCTTTGTGCCGACCCTTTGGGACACCAAATCCCACAGCGCAGATAATCCTTTCCTCAACCTATTTTCCAGTGTCGATCTCGTTTTGATCTTTCAGGTAATTCTCAGTCTACTGGCACTGCTTTTTGCTCACGATGCAATCGCCGGGGAACGGGAAGCAGGCACGCTCCGCTTGACGATGGCAAACCCCGTCAGTCGTCCTCTTATTCTGTTGGCAAAGTACATCAGTGCGATGGCTTGTCTGATTCTTCCGGTAGTCATGAGTTTGCTACTTGCGTTAATCTTATTTTCTGTGTCGGGATCAATTTCGCTGAGTGGGGATGATTGGCTGCGGATTAGTGGTATTTTGTTCACCTCAATCATCTATCTTTCCGTTTTCTATCTGATAGGATTGTTAATTTCCGTGGTCACTCGCCGAACTGCGACCGCATTGATGCTTTCAATGGTGATATGGAGTACCCTTGTCCTAATCTATCCAAGTTTGAGCGTATTCACGGTCAATCGACTTTGGCAAACCCCTTCTCAATTGGAAGCCGCCTATCGTGAAATCGAGCAGATCTGGGAAGCGTTTGAAAGAGAGCAGACAGATTTCTTGCGGAACGATAGCGTTGAAGGGGAAGATCCGAATTTCAATGTACCGCCTTCAGGAAGTTACGGTGCGTATCAGACCTCCGACCCGATAACACTCAAGTATGCTAAGGTAGAAACCCGCCTTTGGACGCGTATCGATCCAGATTCAGAACCACAGATTCCTTATGTCAAAGCTTACTTTCAATTCTCAGAACCGCGACGGATCCGCGCAGCAGAGAGAACGTGGCAGGTTCGACAAAAAGCGTTAGATCGTGTCTACGTTCGCAAAGCAAATGTGGCGAAAAATCTGATGCGACTTTCACCGGCGGCAATGTATGATTTCGCAACCGAAGCGTGGGCAGGAACAGATTTCTACGGCATTGAGAATTTTATCACAACAACCCAACAGTACCGGCAAACGATTATCAATTATTTCTATGATAAGGAAGCCTTTTCCTCCCGAAAGTGGTTCTCTATTGACCAAGGAAAGGTTGATTGGAGCGATTTACCTCAGTTTTCTTATCATCGTACAGATGTTTCAACCAACGTAAAGCATGCCAGTGGGGATATTGCCTGCCTGTTTCTCATTAACGTTGTGCTGTTTATGGCGACATTTTTAATTTTTGTGCGGCAGGAAGTGTAG
- a CDS encoding ABC transporter permease subunit, which translates to MIWHITKRELYDHLNSLRFAFTTVLLIGLMIVNAIGYLGEYTAQSTAYQKKVSASLDKMRSNAESLYNLLTEGPGTLYKKPCSLSFCANGGETFIPESADGVGEGLFMTSSRFSISTTWRMKYPQSNPSLWDLMPDYTNVDWGDIISMALSLVAILFTFDAISSEQERGTLRLTLSNSISRGTVLVSKFLAALITISIPFLIAALINLFLLYTSGSVPLEASEWGRLGVIILIAFVYVSIFLGLGLLISSRVSSSSISLMILLLVWVVWVVLLPSTIGALTSGLQPTMTHNELAARRQSLGSRFFEQYDELWRKTPSREIPATEETLLWSKYLTEDARDNERLNEEHLDAQIAQVQFSRSITRISPASSVRYAIESLAGTGFTRHVQFLEQVRRYAGEFRTFLIETDRADRESPHALGPKEGTSQKPVRFESIPKFEDRISFGGIYNAAATDILLLLLFFVVLFAGAFLSFLRVDV; encoded by the coding sequence ATGATTTGGCACATTACAAAACGCGAACTCTATGACCACCTGAACAGTCTGCGGTTTGCCTTCACAACGGTATTGCTTATTGGACTGATGATCGTCAACGCGATCGGATATCTTGGCGAATACACAGCGCAATCAACGGCATATCAGAAAAAAGTCTCAGCGTCTTTAGATAAAATGAGGTCCAATGCAGAAAGTCTGTATAACCTGCTCACAGAAGGCCCCGGTACGCTTTACAAAAAACCGTGTTCACTCTCCTTTTGTGCGAACGGCGGTGAAACATTTATACCCGAATCCGCTGATGGCGTTGGCGAAGGTTTGTTTATGACATCAAGTCGTTTTTCAATCAGTACGACCTGGCGAATGAAATACCCACAATCCAATCCAAGTCTATGGGATCTTATGCCGGATTACACGAACGTTGATTGGGGAGATATAATCTCCATGGCATTGAGTTTAGTTGCGATCCTGTTCACTTTCGACGCGATCTCTTCGGAGCAAGAACGCGGCACCTTACGGCTGACGCTATCCAACAGCATCTCACGTGGCACTGTCCTGGTAAGCAAATTTCTTGCAGCATTAATAACTATCAGTATCCCTTTTTTAATAGCCGCATTAATTAACCTTTTTCTGCTTTACACTTCAGGCAGTGTTCCATTGGAAGCAAGCGAGTGGGGACGATTGGGAGTTATCATTCTTATCGCTTTTGTTTACGTGTCAATCTTTCTCGGGTTGGGATTGCTCATATCCTCTCGTGTGAGCAGTTCGTCAATAAGCCTCATGATTCTTCTACTGGTTTGGGTTGTTTGGGTCGTCCTTCTACCCTCCACAATCGGCGCGCTTACCAGTGGCTTACAGCCGACAATGACGCATAACGAACTTGCCGCCCGTCGACAGTCTCTGGGTTCTCGTTTTTTTGAGCAGTACGACGAACTTTGGCGTAAAACACCCTCGCGAGAGATTCCAGCAACAGAGGAAACATTATTGTGGTCGAAATACCTCACCGAAGATGCGAGAGACAACGAGAGATTGAATGAAGAACACTTGGACGCTCAGATTGCTCAGGTTCAATTTTCGAGATCCATAACCCGTATATCGCCTGCGTCAAGCGTCCGCTATGCCATTGAATCTCTTGCTGGCACCGGTTTCACACGGCATGTCCAATTTTTAGAGCAGGTGCGCCGATATGCCGGTGAATTCAGAACGTTTCTCATCGAAACCGATCGTGCCGACCGAGAAAGTCCACATGCACTCGGACCCAAGGAGGGGACATCACAAAAGCCGGTGCGCTTTGAATCAATTCCTAAATTTGAGGACCGCATTAGTTTCGGTGGAATATACAATGCTGCAGCTACGGACATTCTGTTATTATTGCTGTTTTTTGTAGTGTTATTCGCAGGTGCGTTTCTTTCCTTCCTCCGTGTTGATGTTTAG